The DNA segment AATCCGAAGATCCGGCCGAAGCATCTGATGACGTTCGGTCCTTACCCGCGCGATCCCCTGCCTTTTCCATCGATCACCATCGCCAGCCGCAACGATCCCTTCGGCAGCTACGAGCATGCCGATGAAATGGCGGGGAGCTGGGGCTCGCTGTTGATCGACGCCGGCGAGGCCGGCCATATCAACGCCGATTCCGGCCATGGTCCCTGGCCGGAAGGCACGATGGTCTTTGCCAAGTTTCTCGGCAACCTCAAGCCGTGATTGCGGCCGAGCCGTGATAGAATGGCGCAAACTGGCTCACTAGCCTGTGAAGTACAGGGCGGCTTTCATTCCATCGTCAAATAAAAGCCTGTAGAACATGAAAGGACAGGATCGCGATTCTCGCATTGGTATAGAACCAAAGCCGGAATTCCGAGGAAGGAGGCGCTGGCGGATTGTGAATTCGCTTCTTATCCGTTATGGGGACGCCCACAGATCGATCCACTTGCGCTATCTCAAAGCGCTAACGACAGAGAACAATACCGATGAACCGTCGCCGCCGTATTTACGAGGGCAAGGCCAAGATCCTTTACGAAGGGCCTGAGCCGGGCACGCTGATCCAGTTTTTTAAGGATGACGCCACCGCCTTCAACAAGAAGAAACACGAAGTTATCGATGGCAAGGGCGTTCTGAACAATCGTATTTGCGAATATATTTTCAGCCATCTGAATAAGATCGGCATTCCCACGCACTTTATCCGTCGTCTCAACATGCGCGAGCAGTTGATCAAGGAAGTGGAGATGATTCCGCTCGAGATCGTCGTGCGCAACGTCGCTGCCGGCTCGCTCGCCAAGCGCCTCGGTATCGAAGAGGGCGTTGTGCTGCCGCGCTCGATCATCGAATTCTACTACAAGTCCGACGCGCTCGAAGATCCGATGGTCTCCGAAGAGCACATCACGGCGTTCGGCTGGGCCAATCCGGCTGAGCTTGATGACATCATGGCGCTCGCCATCCGCGTCAACGACTTCATGACCGGCCTCTTCCTTGGCGTCGGCATCCAGCTCGTCGATTTCAAGATCGAATGCGGTCGCCTGTTCGAAGGCGACATGATGCGGATCATCCTCGCGGATGAAATTTCGCCGGATAGCTGCCGTCTCTGGGATATCGAAACCCACGAGAAGATGGACAAGGATCGCTTCCGCCGCGACATGGGCGGTCTGTTGGAAGCCTATTCCGAAGTCGCCCGCCGGCTCGGCATCATCAATGAAAACGAACCCGTGCGCGGCACGGGCCCGGTTCTCGTCAAGTAAGCGCAGGAAGGACAATCGTGATCAAGGCTCGTGTAACCGTCACGCTGAAAAACGGCGTTCTCGATCCGCAGGGCAAGGCAATCGAGGGCGCGCTCGGCGCACTCGGCTTCGACGGCGTCCATCAGGTCCGCCAGGGTAAGGTTTTCGACCTGGAGCTTGACGGCTCCGACAAGGCCAAAGCCGAAGCCGAGCTGAAAACCATGTGCGAAAAACTCCTCGCCAACACGGTGATCGAGAATTTCAGCATTTCGATCGACTGATTGCCGTTTTCCAAGAGCCATTCTTCCTTTGTCAAAGACAATGAAGTATGGCTCTTCGATCCCATTCCTAGCCAGTATCTTTCGCTTATGTCGGGAGCAGAATCATGAAATCAGCAGTCGTTCAACTTCCCGGCCTCAATCGCGACCGTGACATGATCGCGGCGCTGACCAAGATTTCCGGCAATGCGCCTATCACGGTCTGGCAGACGGAAACCGAGATCCCGGATGTCGATCTGATCGTTATTCCCGGTGGCTTTTCCTATGGCGATTATCTGCGCTGCGGCGCGATCGCAGCCCGCATGCCGGTCATGCAGGCGATCAAGGAAAAGGCCGACAAGGGCGTCAAGGTTCTCGGCGTCTGCAATGGCTTCCAGATCCTGCTGGAAGCCGGCATGTTGCCCGGCGCGCTGATGCGCAATGCCTCGCTGAAATTCGTCTGCCGCGAGATCAAGCTCGAGGTCGCCAATGCCGAAACGGATTTCAGCCGCGCCTACGCCAAAGGTCAGGTGATCCGCTGCCCGGTCGCCCACCATGACGGCAATTATTTTGCCGACGCGGAAACGCTGGCGGCGATCGAAGGCAATGGTCAGGTGGTGTTCCGCTATGCTGAAGGCACCAATCCAAACGGCTCCATCAACGATATCGCCGGTGTTATCAACAGCAAGGGCAACGTGCTTGGCATGATGCCGCATCCGGAGAACCTGATCGAAGCGGCCCACGGCGGCGCCGACGGTCGCGGTCTCTTCGCCTCCGCCCTCGACGTGATCGCCGCCTGAGGCGATGCGTCCGCACCAACATTAGGATTGCCAAACCAGCCGACGTTTTGCCTCGAACAGAACCTCGGAAAGGTTCCGATTCACATCATCATCGGCTAAGAGCTGCCCAACCGATTTATTGGAAGAGAGATTGATGCGCCCTCGCCTCGTTACCGGATTGTATTCTGCCGCCACTCTCGCAGCACTTGGCCTGCTCTTCACGTCCTGCACGACGCGCGCTCCGACTGTCACCACTGAGCAGCATAGCGCTCTGTCGACGATGGAGCGCGTCATGCTCAATGCCAATGCCTGCTGGTTCAAATCGGCCGATCCGGCCTTTGCTGGCTACCAGCTCGCTCCCGAACTCAATTCCTACACCGGCCGCCCGCGCATTCTCGTGGTTGACAAGAAGCACCCGACCGGCCGGCCGTCTCTCGTCGTTCAGGCGGAAGGCAATCCGGCGCAGTTGCAGGCCTTCGGCCCGATGATGTCAGGCGCCTCCGGCGGCCGCATCACCGGGGATGTCAACCGCTGGGCCGCGGGCACGAAGGGCTGCTGAGGCAGCGGCGACGTCGTCATTATAGCGCGGACAATCAGCGTTGCCGGAAAGGACGGGCCTGCAATTTCGGAGCCAGTGCAGCCACTTGTGCCGCACTGAACCAGTCCCATCGCTATGACACATGTGTTCCTAGCTTTAAACGCCGTTTAGCAGGTTATGAGGTCAATTAAACGCGGCACGTTTTGGATACATTCCTG comes from the Rhizobium sp. NXC24 genome and includes:
- the purC gene encoding phosphoribosylaminoimidazolesuccinocarboxamide synthase, translating into MNRRRRIYEGKAKILYEGPEPGTLIQFFKDDATAFNKKKHEVIDGKGVLNNRICEYIFSHLNKIGIPTHFIRRLNMREQLIKEVEMIPLEIVVRNVAAGSLAKRLGIEEGVVLPRSIIEFYYKSDALEDPMVSEEHITAFGWANPAELDDIMALAIRVNDFMTGLFLGVGIQLVDFKIECGRLFEGDMMRIILADEISPDSCRLWDIETHEKMDKDRFRRDMGGLLEAYSEVARRLGIINENEPVRGTGPVLVK
- the purS gene encoding phosphoribosylformylglycinamidine synthase subunit PurS, which translates into the protein MIKARVTVTLKNGVLDPQGKAIEGALGALGFDGVHQVRQGKVFDLELDGSDKAKAEAELKTMCEKLLANTVIENFSISID
- the purQ gene encoding phosphoribosylformylglycinamidine synthase subunit PurQ encodes the protein MKSAVVQLPGLNRDRDMIAALTKISGNAPITVWQTETEIPDVDLIVIPGGFSYGDYLRCGAIAARMPVMQAIKEKADKGVKVLGVCNGFQILLEAGMLPGALMRNASLKFVCREIKLEVANAETDFSRAYAKGQVIRCPVAHHDGNYFADAETLAAIEGNGQVVFRYAEGTNPNGSINDIAGVINSKGNVLGMMPHPENLIEAAHGGADGRGLFASALDVIAA